A portion of the Punica granatum isolate Tunisia-2019 chromosome 7, ASM765513v2, whole genome shotgun sequence genome contains these proteins:
- the LOC116214264 gene encoding plant cysteine oxidase 3 isoform X2 — protein sequence MFPEFQKTTDKVRLFFLQKRADFGFRRHSSTAMAKNRSSSKVQALYDLCKKTFTPSGTPPPSPQAAQRLCSLLDTIGPADVGLSENVSEDDRGLGFFGLNRLDRVARWAQPITYIDIHECDSFTMCIFCFPTSAVIPLHDHPGMNVFSKVLYGSLHVKAYDWVEPPCFPNEDRSVLYPKTGGNLHCFTAITPCAVLDILSPPYREDAGRKCTYYHDYPYFTFSNEGEKSDNKENYAWLSEIETPEDLYMRSGKYMGPAVEV from the exons ATGTTCCCGGAATTCCAAAAAACAACTGATAAGGTGAGGTTGTTTTTCCTCCAGAAGAGGGCAGATTTCGGTTTCCGGAGGCACTCCTCCACGGCCATGGCCAAGAACAGGAGCAGCTCCAAGGTTCAGGCTCTGTACGACCTCTGCAAGAAGACATTCACGCCCTCGGGGACGCCGCCGCCTTCTCCTCAGGCCGCGCAGAGGCTCTGTTCTCTTCTGG ACACAATAGGCCCTGCCGACGTAGGGCTGTCAGAGAATGTGTCAGAGGATGATCGGGGACTCGGTTTCTTCGGACTCAACCGGTTAGATAGAGTGGCTCGGTGGGCCCAACCAATAACTTACATAGATATTCATGAATGTGATAGCTTTACG ATGTGTATATTCTGCTTTCCTACTTCAGCAGTTATACCTCTTCACGACCATCCCGGGATGAATGTCTTCAGCAAGGTTCTCTATGGGTCTCTGCATGTGAAAGCATATGACTGGGTCGAGCCTCCTTGCTTTCCTAATGAAGATAGATCAG TTCTGTACCCGAAGACCGGAGGGAATCTGCATTGTTTCACAGCTATCACTCCCTGTGCAGTTCTTGATATTCTCTCTCCTCCTTACCGAGAAGATGCAGGCAGAAAGTGCACCTACTACCACGACTACCCTTACTTCACCTTCT CAAATGAAGGCGAGAAGAGTGACAACAAGGAAAACTATGCTTGGCTTTCCGAGATAGAGACTCCTGAAGATCTGTACATGCGGTCAGGGAAGTACATGGGACCTGCTGTCGAGGTTTAG
- the LOC116214264 gene encoding plant cysteine oxidase 3 isoform X1: MFPEFQKTTDKVRLFFLQKRADFGFRRHSSTAMAKNRSSSKVQALYDLCKKTFTPSGTPPPSPQAAQRLCSLLDTIGPADVGLSENVSEDDRGLGFFGLNRLDRVARWAQPITYIDIHECDSFTMCIFCFPTSAVIPLHDHPGMNVFSKVLYGSLHVKAYDWVEPPCFPNEDRSVRLAKLAADKVLTAPCGTTVLYPKTGGNLHCFTAITPCAVLDILSPPYREDAGRKCTYYHDYPYFTFSNEGEKSDNKENYAWLSEIETPEDLYMRSGKYMGPAVEV, translated from the exons ATGTTCCCGGAATTCCAAAAAACAACTGATAAGGTGAGGTTGTTTTTCCTCCAGAAGAGGGCAGATTTCGGTTTCCGGAGGCACTCCTCCACGGCCATGGCCAAGAACAGGAGCAGCTCCAAGGTTCAGGCTCTGTACGACCTCTGCAAGAAGACATTCACGCCCTCGGGGACGCCGCCGCCTTCTCCTCAGGCCGCGCAGAGGCTCTGTTCTCTTCTGG ACACAATAGGCCCTGCCGACGTAGGGCTGTCAGAGAATGTGTCAGAGGATGATCGGGGACTCGGTTTCTTCGGACTCAACCGGTTAGATAGAGTGGCTCGGTGGGCCCAACCAATAACTTACATAGATATTCATGAATGTGATAGCTTTACG ATGTGTATATTCTGCTTTCCTACTTCAGCAGTTATACCTCTTCACGACCATCCCGGGATGAATGTCTTCAGCAAGGTTCTCTATGGGTCTCTGCATGTGAAAGCATATGACTGGGTCGAGCCTCCTTGCTTTCCTAATGAAGATAGATCAG TAAGATTGGCTAAATTGGCTGCTGATAAAGTTCTAACTGCACCATGCGGGACCACAGTTCTGTACCCGAAGACCGGAGGGAATCTGCATTGTTTCACAGCTATCACTCCCTGTGCAGTTCTTGATATTCTCTCTCCTCCTTACCGAGAAGATGCAGGCAGAAAGTGCACCTACTACCACGACTACCCTTACTTCACCTTCT CAAATGAAGGCGAGAAGAGTGACAACAAGGAAAACTATGCTTGGCTTTCCGAGATAGAGACTCCTGAAGATCTGTACATGCGGTCAGGGAAGTACATGGGACCTGCTGTCGAGGTTTAG
- the LOC116214263 gene encoding enolase 1, chloroplastic, which translates to MALASPFISAKPLPKPAPLASPPPAPRSASVRCSAAPAAATVKAAAARECRVKSVRARQIVDSRGNPTVEVDLFTDELYRSAVPSGASTGIYEALELRDGDKSVYGGKGVLNAVRNINEVLGPKLIGVDVRNQAEVDAVMLEIDGTPNKSKMGANAILGVSLSACRAGAGTKGVPLYKHIQEISGTKELVMPVPAFNVINGGSHAGNNLAMQEFMILPVGASSFAEALRMGSEVYHILKGIIKAKYGQDACNVGDEGGFAPNVQDNREGLVLLMDAIEKAGYTGKIKIGMDVAASEFFMKDGSYDLNFKKQPNDGAHVLSAQSLCNLYKEFVKDFPIVSIEDPFDQDDWRSWASLQSSVDIQLVGDDLLVTNPKRIAEAIQKKACNGLLLKVNQIGTVTESIHSALDSKAAGWGVMVSHRSGETEDNFIADLSVGLASGQIKTGAPCRSERLAKYNQLLRIEEELGTVRYAGESFRSP; encoded by the exons ATGGCCTTAGCCTCCCCTTTCATCTCCGCGAAGCCCCTCCCAAAACCAGCGCCGCTGGCCTCCCCGCCGCCGGCCCCGAGGTCCGCCTCCGTCCGGTGCTCCGCCGCCCCCGCCGCGGCGACCGTCAAGGCTGCGGCGGCCAGGGAGTGCAGGGTGAAGTCGGTGAGGGCGAGGCAGATCGTGGACAGCAGGGGGAACCCCACCGTGGAGGTCGACCTGTTCACCGACGAGCTGTACCGATCCGCCGTGCCCAGCGGCGCCTCCACCGGGATCTACGAGGCCCTCGAGCTCAGGGACGGCGACAAGAGCGTGTACGGCGGGAAGGGCGTGCTCAATGCTGTCAGGAACATCAACGAGGTGCTTGGCCCTAAGCTAATCGGAGTCGACGTCAG AAACCAAGCAGAAGTGGACGCTGTCATGCTAGAAATCGATGGAACCCCCAACAAGTCGAAAATGGGGGCGAATGCGATACTCGGGGTGTCTCTCAGCGCCTGCAGAGCAGGTGCAGGTACTAAGGGAGTTCCTCTGTACAAGCACATTCAGGAAATCTCCGGAACAAAAGAGCTCGTCATGCCGGTTCCGGCATTTAACGTCATCAATGGGGGCAGTCACGCGGGAAATAATCTTGCCATGCAAGAGTTTATGATCCTTCCTGTTGGTGCAAGCTCATTCGCTGAGGCACTTCGCATGGGCAGTGAAG TTTATCATATCCTGAAGGGTATCATTAAGGCGAAATATGGACAGGATGCTTGCAATGTCGGGGATGAAGGGGGCTTTGCGCCAAATGTTCAAGACAACAGAGAAGGACTGGTTCTTCTTATGGATGCAATCGAGAAGGCTGGATACACTGGCAAG ATTAAGATTGGAATGGATGTTGCTGCTTCCGAGTTTTTCATGAAGGACGGAAGCTACGATCTTAACTTCAAGAAACAGCCAAATGATGGGGCCCATGTCCTCTCAGCTCAGAGCCTCTGCAATCTCTACAAGGAGTTCGTGAAGGACTTCCCTATTGTCTCCATCGAGGATCCATTTGACCAAGACGATTGGAGATCGTGGGCATCTCTCCAATCTTCAGTGGATATTCAACTTGTAGGAGATGACTTGCTGGTCACGAATCCAAAGAGGATCGCTGAAGCTATTCAAAAGAAGGCATGCAACGGTTTACTCTTGAAG GTCAATCAGATTGGTACAGTGACCGAGTCCATTCATTCGGCTCTTGATTCAAAAGCTGCAGGTTGGGGGGTCATGGTTAGCCATCGCAGTGGTGAAACTGAGGATAACTTCATTGCTGACCTTTCAGTGGGGTTAGCTAGTGGACAG ATTAAGACAGGAGCTCCTTGCCGAAGCGAGCGGTTGGCCAAGTACAATCAG CTCCTACGCATCGAGGAGGAACTCGGGACTGTTCGTTATGCTGGTGAATCTTTCAGGTCACCGTAG
- the LOC116214736 gene encoding ethylene-responsive transcription factor ERN3-like — protein MDKNAIPFLETSQISSLLPSHQPHNASVGNPNPPKKEHKTTMKKHPKTRFLGVRQRPSGRWVAEIKDSSLKLRLWLGTFDRAEEAALAYDSAARLLRGRNARTNFPCREQVTVNSIRLQANPMFHRLLSHANTKQLLRSSLDNSWRNGGKYDDIHLMNFDAVVEETIVCTSEDGIGCLGCTEEHDGSSTNKICGVSVGSSKVYSSVVVAPSFSRAS, from the coding sequence ATGGACAAGAACGCAATACCCTTTCTTGAAACATCACAAATCTCATCATTACTCCCATCTCATCAACCCCATAATGCTTCAGTTGGAAACCCTAatccaccaaaaaaagagCATAAGACAACCATGAAGAAGCATCCTAAGACAAGGTTCCTTGGTGTGAGACAAAGGCCCTCGGGGAGATGGGTGGCTGAGATCAAGGACTCCTCACTCAAGCTCCGCCTGTGGCTCGGCACCTTTGACAGGGCCGAGGAAGCCGCCCTCGCCTACGACTCGGCTGCACGGCTCCTCCGAGGCAGGAATGCCAGGACCAACTTCCCATGCCGCGAACAAGTCACAGTCAACTCCATCCGCCTCCAGGCAAACCCGATGTTCCATCGGCTCCTCAGCCATGCAAACACAAAGCAACTCCTCAGATCATCGCTGGATAACTCATGGAGGAACGGAGGGAAGTACGACGACATCCACTTGATGAACTTTGATGCGGTAGTCGAGGAGACGATAGTCTGTACGTCCGAAGACGGGATCGGATGTTTGGGTTGTACGGAGGAACATGATGGGAGTAGTACTAACAAGATTTGTGGGGTGTCGGTTGGTAGTTCTAAGGTTTATTCTTCAGTTGTCGTTGCTCCTTCTTTCAGTAGGGCTTCCTAG
- the LOC116214737 gene encoding probable calcium-binding protein CML15 encodes MSLAGPQVDQLNQLQEIFARFDMDSDGSLTILELAALLRSLGLKPSGDQIHTLLTSVDANGNGLVEFDELLKVILPDVNEEVLMNQEQLMGVFHSFDRDGNGFITPAELAGAMAKMGQPLTYRELREMIKEADEDGDGVISFHEFASVMAKSACDIFGIAFS; translated from the coding sequence ATGTCGCTGGCAGGTCCGCAGGTGGACCAGCTGAACCAGCTGCAGGAGATATTCGCACGGTTCGACATGGACTCAGACGGGAGCCTCACGATCCTCGAGCTAGCCGCCCTTCTCCGTTCGCTCGGGCTGAAGCCGTCTGGGGACCAGATCCACACGCTCCTTACGAGCGTGGATGCGAATGGGAACGGACTCGTGGAATTCGATGAGCTCCTCAAGGTCATCCTCCCGGATGTCAATGAGGAGGTCCTCATGAACCAGGAGCAGCTCATGGGGGTCTTCCATTCGTTCGACCGGGATGGGAATGGCTTCATCACGCCTGCTGAGCTGGCCGGCGCAATGGCCAAGATGGGCCAGCCCCTGACATACCGTGAGCTCCGGGAGATGATCAAGGAAGCCGATGAGGATGGCGACGGTGTCATCAGCTTCCATGAGTTCGCATCCGTAATGGCCAAGTCTGCCTGCGACATTTTTGGTATCGCCTTTTCGTAA